GCGCCTGCGACCGGTATGGCGGTTCCGCCGCCGTGGCGTTCGCCTCCGGCGCGGTACCCGCTGTTCTGCCCGGCGCTCTCGTCCCCACCGGCCGCGGCGTCGGTCCCCGGCGAGGCCGGGTGACGGGCGGCCCCGCCGTCCGCGGTCCGCTGCCCGGCGTTGCCGGGGTCGAGGCCGTCACCGCGCGGGCGGGGCGGCTCGGAGGGGTCGCCGTGCCCGGCGGTGGCGCCCGCGGCGTTGCGGGCGGCCGCGCCGTCCCGCAGCCGGACGCCGTCCTGGCCTTGGCCCTGAACCGGGTCCGAGGCGGCCGGGCCGCGGGACTCGCCCGGCGCGGGAGCCTTGCGGCGGGGCCGGGGGAGTCCGGCGGACCCGGCCGCGCCCGCCGCGGAGCGGGCCGAGCGCGCGTCGGAAGCCGCCGCGGCCGCGCCGCTGCCCGGTTCTGCGGCATGGCCGGAGCCGGCGCTCGGCGCATGCGTGCGTACGGCCTCGGCGGCGATGGGCGCCTTGCCGTGGCCGGCGTCGTCCGTACCTCCGCCGGAGGCGACGGGCTGCGGGCCCTCCTGGGAGGTGGGGTACTCCGTCACGCGTGGAATTCCGTCCGTTTGCGCTCGATGTGCGCTGCACTCAACTCGGTCAGTCGCGGTATACCCGCTCAGCGGCCCGGGCACCATCGCCCCGAGGTTCCTCTTTGCCTCTCGCCCCGCGTCGACCTCCCGTCAGGTTCCGCGTGCGGTACGACACTTGTGCATGCACGGCCCGAACGCACCGTCCCGCGCTACCTCACGGAGCACGATCCTACGTTTGAACCCCGGGGGCGCATCAAGGGTCTCATGAGGTCATATGCGCCGGGGCCCGGTCCCAGTCCTCCGGAAGGGCCGGAATTCTCCAGGCGGGATCCGGCCGCCAGTCCTGCCAGCCGTCGGAGAACGGAGCTCCCCATTCCTTGATCACCTCGACCGCCGCGCGACCGGCGTGCCGGACCCGCAGCGCCTGCTCCCGGTCCATCAGGCCGGACCGCTGCGCCTGGGCGAACTCGTCCTCGTCCAGCCACTTCCAGCTGCGGTCCGGGTAGACGGCGATGTCGAGGAAGTGGTCCACGGAATCCACCCCGCCGGCCCACCGCGACCGCGGCTCCTCCAGGTTCACGTACCAGTTCTTGAACCGCCAGCCGTGTCCCCAGAACAGCCACACCGACCACGGGTCCCCGGGCCGGGCCAGCTTCAGCACCCCGCCGCCGAACCAGCGCGAGCGCACGGTCGTCCGCGGCGCGGTGTAGCGGGTGGCGAGCGGTTCCTCGTGGACGGGGGTGCCGTCGGCCAGGACCGGCTTGACGCACTCGGTGCCCGGGGCCATCCAGACGGCCAGCAGCTCGTCCGCGTCCTGAACCACCGTCACCGGGCGGCAGATGTGCACCGGGCCCTTCAGCCCCGGGGCGTGGTCGCGGTAGCGCCAGAGGATCTGCTCCCCGGGCGCCCAGCGCATGCCCTGCGCGGGGCCCTGCGGCGCGCCCTGCGCCGAGCCGCTCCCGGGCTTGAAGGTACCTGTCATGCGGAGATCTTAGGGCGGGGGCCCGCGCCCCCGCTGCGGTGCAGGTCACTGGGGGGTTGGCGGACGGGAATCGACCGGATCCGGCCCCCGCCCGGGGGCCGGGTCCGCCCGGTCACGGGTGCGTCATGCGCAGCACGTCCAGGGCCTCGTCGAGCTGCTCCAGGGTGAGGGCGCCGCGCTCCACGTAGCCGGACTCCAGGACGACCTCCCTGATCGTCTTCCGCTCGGCGAGGGACCGCTTGGCCACCTTGGCGGCCTCCTCGTAGCCGATGTAGCGGTTGAGCGGGGTCACCACGGAGGGCGAGGACTCGGCGTATTCCCTGGCCCGCGCCTCGTTGGCGGTGATCCCGTCCACCGTGCGGTCGGCCAGCAGGCGGCTCGCGCTGCCGAGCAGCCGGATCGATTCGAGGAGGTTCCTGGCCATCACCGGGAGCATCACGTTGAGCTCGAAGTTGCCGGCCGCGCCCGCCACCGCGACGGTCGCGTCGTTCCCCATGACCTGTGCGGCGACCATCAGGACGGCTTCCGGGACCACCGGATTGACCTTCCCGGGCATGATCGAGGAGCCGGGCTGGAGATCCGGGAGATTGATTTCGGCCAAACCGGTGCGCGGCCCGGAGGCCATCCAGCGCAGGTCGTTGGAGATCTTGGTGAGCGAGACGGCGACCGTACGGAGCATCCCGGAGGTCTCCACCAGCGCGTCCCGTGCCCCCTGGGCCTCGAAGTGGTCGCGGGCCTCGGTGAGCGGCAGCCCGGTGGCGGCCGCCACCTCGGTGATCACGGCGGCGGAGAATCCGGCCGGGGTGTTGATCCCGGTGCCCACCGCGGTGCCGCCCAGCGGCAGTTCGGCGAGGCGGGGGAGGGCCGCGCGCAGCCGCTCGACGCCGTAGCGGATCTGGGCCGCGTACCCGCCGAACTCCTGGCCCAGGGTGACGGGTGTGGCGTCCATCAGGTGGGTCCGCCCGGCCTTGACCACCTGGGCGAACTCGGCCGCCTTGCGCTCCAGCGCGGCGGCGAGGTGCTCCAGGGCCGGGATCAGCTCGCCGGTGACGGAGGCGGTGGCGGCGATGTGGATGGACGACGGAAAGACGTCGTTGGAGCTCTGCGAGGCGTTGACGTGGTCGTTGGGGTGCACCTCCCGGCCGAGCCGCTCGGTGGCGAGGGTGGCGATCACTTCGTTCGTGTTCATGTTGGACGAGGTCCCGGAGCCGGTCTGGAAGACGTCCACGGGGAAGTGGTCGTCCCAGCGGCCGTCCGCGACCTCGGCGGCGGCGGACCGGATCGCGTCGGCGACGTCCCGGTCGACGACGCCCAGCCGCGCGTTCACCGCGGCGGCCGCGGCCTTGATGCGGGCGAGGGCCTCGATGTGGGCGCGTTCCAACCGCTGCCCGGACATGGGGAAGTTCTCCACCGCGCGCTGGGTCTGGGCGCGCCACTTGGCGTGCAGGGGCACCCGTACGTCGCCCATGGAGTCGTGCTCGATCCGGAACGCGTCGGCCTGCTGATGTTCGGTCATTTTCCCGGCCTCCTCAAAAACTTGAGCAATTGTCTTGTTCGAAGTGTTCCCAACTCCCCTACCGGCCAGTAAATACCGTGGGTAACACTGACATCCGGGGAGGCGTTCATGGCACGTGCACGTACGAGACCCATGCTCAGATCTACCTTCGCCGCCGTCGCGGCGATCGCGGCCGCCCTGGGCGGCGTCACCGCCATCACCCCCATGGCCCAGGCGGCGACCCCCGCAGGGGCCGTCACCCCCCTCCCGCCCGAGCTGGAGGCGATCCGCGCCGCGGAGGCCGTCAAGATCTACGGCGACGCCGCCGTCCGCCCGCTGAACGAGCGCAAGACCGGCCTGATCTCGCTGGGCGACAGCGAGATATCGGGCGAGGGCGTCGGCAACTACGACCCGGCGACCAACACGCCGAGCAACCAGTGCCACCGCTCGCCCGACTCGGCGATCCACCGCACCGGCATCCCGGCCGACCTCACCTTCAACGTCGCCTGCTCCGGCGGCTACACGGGCAACATCAGGATCGGCGGCAGCAAGCAGTACGCCGACGAGCTGGTGCAGAGCGACAGCCTGGCCATCAAGGCCCGCAACACGAAGATCAAGATGGTCCTGCTGGTCGCCGGGGCCAACGACGACCTGCAGTTCGGCCCGGTCATGACCGACTGCGTGACCCGCTGGGTGCTCAGCCAGGGCACCTGCGAGCCCAAGTACGGGCCCGGCTGGCAGGGGCGCGTCGACGGGCTGAAGCCCAAGGTGGAGGCCACGGTCGCGGACCTCAAGACGGTCATGCGCGACGCCGGTTACGCCGACTCCGACTACAAGCTGGTCGTGATGGGCTACCCCAGCCCCATCGGGCCCGACTTCTACGACAACCCGAACTTCCCCGGCAAGCTGCCCGGCGGCTGCGCCGGCTACGACTCCGACGCCACCTGGGGCCGCAACTACGCGGTGCCCACCTTCGAGAAGGGCATGCGTGCGGCGGCCCTCGCCTCCGGCGCCACCTACCTGGACAACTCGCGGCTCTTCCACGGGCACGAGGTGTGCATGGAGGACACCTGGGCCCGCGGGCTCTACCTGGACCTCGGGGACCACTTCCCGTGGGACGAGAACACCGCCCGCCAGTTCTTCCACCCCAACTACCGGGGCCACGGCGCCTTCGCGTCCTGTCTGACCCAGCTCTACAGCTCGGGCCTGCGCGAGGCCTCCTGCGCCGACCCCGCGAGCACCGGGACGCCCGTCCTGCAGGCCGGGGCCTGGGACGACAAGTTCAAGCCCCTGAAGAACGAGGCGACCGGCAACTGCCTCGACTCCTTCGGCGGCTCCAGCGCCAACGAGACGAAGATCGTGGGCTGGGACTGCCACGGCGGCCGGAACCAGAGCTGGTGGTACGACGCCACCCGCAAGTCCGTCCACATCGAGCTGACCCAGGACCGCTGCCTCGACGCTCCGGGCGCCACCTACGGCTCCGGCACCGGCCTGATCATCTGGAACTGCCACGGCGGCGCGAACCAGCAGTTCGTCCGCGACGGCGCCACCCTCAGCCCCGCCGCCGCCCCGGGCATGTGCCTGACGGTGGCCGCCGCCCACGAACCGCTGCGCCTGCAGACCTGCAACGGTTCCGCCAACCAGCGCTTCGTCTGACCCCGCCCCGATCCGCCCGTACGACCCCCCACGCCCGGCCGGCGCACCCCGGCCGGGTGTCACATGTCGCGCAGCAGCTTGCGTACCTCCCGCGGCCGGTTGGTGATCAGCGTGTCGACGCCGAGGCGCAGGCACAGCTCCACGTCCTCCGGCTCGTCCACGGTCCACACCCGTACGGAGAGCCCCTTGGCCTTCAGCCGGGCCACCAGCCCCGGGTCCCGGCGCACGAGGTCGATGCCCGGGCCCGCGTGCGTCGCGTACGGCGGACGTACCGGGCGCAGCCGCCGCTCCATCAGGTAGACGGCGGGCAGGCCGGGCGCGAGCCGGTGCAGCCGGGTCAGCGCGCTCCGCGAGAAGCTCATCACCTCGACGCGGCCGCTCGCCCCGTCGGCCAGCCCGTACTCCCGGAGCATCCGCACCAGTTCGGCCTCCAGCCGGCCGCCCGCTCGCGTCGGGTGCTTGGTCTCGACGGCCAGCCCGACCGGCCGGGGCGCGGCCAGCGCCTCCCGGAGCAGGTCCTCGAAGAGCAGCACCCGGGCCCCGCGGTGCTCCTCGCCCTTCCACCCGCCGAAGTCGAGGGCGCGCAGCTCCTCGTACGTCATCTCGGACACGACCCCGCGCCCGTCGGAGGTCCGCTCGACGCGCCGGTCGTGCACGCACACCAGCCGCTGATCGGCGGTGAGCCGCACATCGCACTCCAGCGCGTCGGCCCCGTCGGCGATGGCCTGCCGGTAGGCGGCCAGGGTGTGCTCGGGGTGCTCGTGGGAGGCCCCGCGATGGGCGACCACGCGCACGGCGCGTTCGGTGCGGAGGTGCGTCTGCGTCATGCCCCAGACGTTATCCGGATGCGCGGGACGCCCCGGTACCGCATCCTGCCCGGATGGCCGAACAGCAGGTGTACGCGACCTTTCACTGCGAGCCGTGCGAGGAGTGCGTCCAGGAGGACTGGCAGTTCATCCGGGACGGCGAGCTGCACTGGGCGGGGTTCGAGCACTGCCCGCGGTACGAGGTCTACGCCTGCGACGACGGCCGGGGCGTACCGCCGCCGCGGGTCCGGGAGCGCATCGTGGCCCGGGAGGGCGCGGTCCACCTGCCGGTCGGCGGGCCCGACGGGGTGCCGATCGCGCTGCTGCGCCGGGTGTACGGGCTGAGCATCGCCGAGGTCGTCGCCGCGCGGACGACGGGGTACCGGGCCACCCCCGTTGAGGCCCGGTACCTGCTGTCTCCGACGTCGTGACTACGACTTCGGTTGCGGGGCCAGCGGAGCGGGCGTGATCTTGTAGCTGCCCTTGGTGACCTCCGTGAAGGGGGCCGGGGCCATGCAGGTGCCCACCGTGCCCTCGGCGACCGTGCCGTCCGGCTTCACGTCGACGTTGGCGACGCCCCAGGAGAACCCGACGCGGTCCGGCTCGCCGCGCTGGCCGTCCTGGACGCTGATGCCGATCCGCTTGCCGTCCCAGCCGACGTTGGAGGTCGTGACCACGGCGGTGAGGGTGGCGGTCTTGCCGCCCGTGACCAGGCAGTCCACCTCGGCCTCGGCGGTGGCGGTGAAGCCGGACTCCGTGAAGTAGTGGGAGATGGTCACCCGGCCCCGCGCGTCCGTCGGCAGGCCCTTCTCGCCTCCCGGGGCCGGGAACGGCCTGGTCCACGGGGTCGACACGGCGTCGACCGTGAAGCGGATGTCGTCCTTGGCGGAGTAGGGGAAGAAGATCGTGCCGCCCCCCTGCACGGAGGCGGGCTTCGGCGCGGCCTGCGCAGCCGGGGTGGCCGGGGCGGCGGGGGCGGCCGGGGCGGGGGCCGCCGCGACCAGGCAGGCCACGAGCGCGGCGGCGGTTCCGGCGAGGATGAGGGCGCTTCTGCGGTTCTTCATGGCGAACTCCCGTGTTCCAAGGGCTGTTTGGTTACAGGAAGAGCCTCGCCGGGAGCCCGCCGTCCTGCCATCTGCCGATGGGCGGACATGCGCGAGGGCTCCTCCCCCGTTCGGGGGAGGAGCCCTCGGTCAGGCGCGTTACAGGCCCGGGCCGCGGACCGGGATGTGGGTGAACGTCGGCTCCGGGGCCGGGTTCCGGAAGAAGTCGTTGCCCTTGTCGTCGACGACGATGAAGGCCGGGAAGTCCTCGACCTCGATCTTCCAGACCGCCTCCATGCCGAGCTCCTCGTACTCCAGGACCTCGACCTTCTTGATGCAGTCCTGCGCCAGGCGCGCCGCGGGGCCGCCGATCGAGCCCAGGTAGAAGCCGCCGTGCGTGCCGCACGCGTCCGTCACCTGCTGGGAGCGGTTGCCCTTGGCGAGCATGACCTTGGAGCCGCCCGCCGCCTGGAACTGCTCGACGTAGGAGTCCATGCGGCCGGCCGTGGTCGGGCCGAAGGAGCCCGAGGCGTAGCCCTCGGGGGTCTTCGCGGGGCCGGCGTAGTAGACCGGGTGGTCCTTGAGGTACTGCGGCATCTCGGCGCCCGAGTCCAGCAGCTCCTTGATCTTGGCGTGCGCGATGTCGCGCGCCACGACCAGCGGGCCGGTCAGCGAGAGGCGGGTCTTGACCGGGTGCTTGGTCAGGGTCGCCAGGATCTCGTCCATCGGCTGGTTGAGGTCGATGGAGACCACGTTCGCGGACTCGTCGAGGTGCGAGTCCGTGGTGTCCGGCAGGAAGCGCGCCGGGTCCGTCTCCAGCTGCTCCAGGAAGACGCCCTCGGCGGTGATCTTCGCGGTGGCCTGGCGGTCGGCCGAGCAGGACACGGCGATGGCGACGGGCAGCGAGGCGCCGTGGCGCGGCAGGCGGACCACGCGGACGTCGTGGCAGAAGTACTTGCCGCCGAACTGCGCGCCGATGCCGATCTTCTGGGTGAGCTCGAAGACCTTCTCCTCCAGGCCGAGGTCACGGAAGCCGTGGCCCGTGGCGGAGCCCTCGGTGGGCAGCTCGTCCAGGTAGTGCGCGGAGGCGTACTTCGCGGTCTTCAGCGCGTGCTCGGCGGAGGTGCCGCCGACGACGATCGCCAGGTGGTAGGGCGGGCAGGCCGCCGTACCGAGCGAGCGGATCTTCTCCTCCAGGAACTTCATCATGGAGGCCTCGTTGAGGACCGCCTTGGTCTCCTGGTAGAGGAAGGACTTGTTGGCCGAGCCGCCGCCCTTGGCCATGAAGAGGAACTTGTACGCGCCGCCGTCGGTCGCGTACAGCTCGATCTGCGCGGGCAGGTTCGAGCCGGTGTTCTTCTCCTCCCACATGGTGATCGGGGC
Above is a genomic segment from Streptomyces sp. NBC_01233 containing:
- the fomD gene encoding cytidylyl-2-hydroxypropylphosphonate hydrolase; the encoded protein is MRWAPGEQILWRYRDHAPGLKGPVHICRPVTVVQDADELLAVWMAPGTECVKPVLADGTPVHEEPLATRYTAPRTTVRSRWFGGGVLKLARPGDPWSVWLFWGHGWRFKNWYVNLEEPRSRWAGGVDSVDHFLDIAVYPDRSWKWLDEDEFAQAQRSGLMDREQALRVRHAGRAAVEVIKEWGAPFSDGWQDWRPDPAWRIPALPEDWDRAPAHMTS
- a CDS encoding class II fumarate hydratase, which translates into the protein MTEHQQADAFRIEHDSMGDVRVPLHAKWRAQTQRAVENFPMSGQRLERAHIEALARIKAAAAAVNARLGVVDRDVADAIRSAAAEVADGRWDDHFPVDVFQTGSGTSSNMNTNEVIATLATERLGREVHPNDHVNASQSSNDVFPSSIHIAATASVTGELIPALEHLAAALERKAAEFAQVVKAGRTHLMDATPVTLGQEFGGYAAQIRYGVERLRAALPRLAELPLGGTAVGTGINTPAGFSAAVITEVAAATGLPLTEARDHFEAQGARDALVETSGMLRTVAVSLTKISNDLRWMASGPRTGLAEINLPDLQPGSSIMPGKVNPVVPEAVLMVAAQVMGNDATVAVAGAAGNFELNVMLPVMARNLLESIRLLGSASRLLADRTVDGITANEARAREYAESSPSVVTPLNRYIGYEEAAKVAKRSLAERKTIREVVLESGYVERGALTLEQLDEALDVLRMTHP
- a CDS encoding ricin-type beta-trefoil lectin domain protein — its product is MARARTRPMLRSTFAAVAAIAAALGGVTAITPMAQAATPAGAVTPLPPELEAIRAAEAVKIYGDAAVRPLNERKTGLISLGDSEISGEGVGNYDPATNTPSNQCHRSPDSAIHRTGIPADLTFNVACSGGYTGNIRIGGSKQYADELVQSDSLAIKARNTKIKMVLLVAGANDDLQFGPVMTDCVTRWVLSQGTCEPKYGPGWQGRVDGLKPKVEATVADLKTVMRDAGYADSDYKLVVMGYPSPIGPDFYDNPNFPGKLPGGCAGYDSDATWGRNYAVPTFEKGMRAAALASGATYLDNSRLFHGHEVCMEDTWARGLYLDLGDHFPWDENTARQFFHPNYRGHGAFASCLTQLYSSGLREASCADPASTGTPVLQAGAWDDKFKPLKNEATGNCLDSFGGSSANETKIVGWDCHGGRNQSWWYDATRKSVHIELTQDRCLDAPGATYGSGTGLIIWNCHGGANQQFVRDGATLSPAAAPGMCLTVAAAHEPLRLQTCNGSANQRFV
- a CDS encoding glycerophosphodiester phosphodiesterase; protein product: MTQTHLRTERAVRVVAHRGASHEHPEHTLAAYRQAIADGADALECDVRLTADQRLVCVHDRRVERTSDGRGVVSEMTYEELRALDFGGWKGEEHRGARVLLFEDLLREALAAPRPVGLAVETKHPTRAGGRLEAELVRMLREYGLADGASGRVEVMSFSRSALTRLHRLAPGLPAVYLMERRLRPVRPPYATHAGPGIDLVRRDPGLVARLKAKGLSVRVWTVDEPEDVELCLRLGVDTLITNRPREVRKLLRDM
- a CDS encoding fumarate hydratase, translated to MPEFAYTDLLPLGEDTTPYRLVTAEGVSTFEADGRTFLKVEPEALRKLAEEAIHDIQHFLRPAHLAQLRRIIDDPEASSNDKFVALDLLKNANIAAAGVLPMCQDTGTAIVMGKRGQNVLTSGGDEAALSRGIYDAYTRLNLRYSQMAPITMWEEKNTGSNLPAQIELYATDGGAYKFLFMAKGGGSANKSFLYQETKAVLNEASMMKFLEEKIRSLGTAACPPYHLAIVVGGTSAEHALKTAKYASAHYLDELPTEGSATGHGFRDLGLEEKVFELTQKIGIGAQFGGKYFCHDVRVVRLPRHGASLPVAIAVSCSADRQATAKITAEGVFLEQLETDPARFLPDTTDSHLDESANVVSIDLNQPMDEILATLTKHPVKTRLSLTGPLVVARDIAHAKIKELLDSGAEMPQYLKDHPVYYAGPAKTPEGYASGSFGPTTAGRMDSYVEQFQAAGGSKVMLAKGNRSQQVTDACGTHGGFYLGSIGGPAARLAQDCIKKVEVLEYEELGMEAVWKIEVEDFPAFIVVDDKGNDFFRNPAPEPTFTHIPVRGPGL